A window of Clostridium novyi genomic DNA:
TAATACACTTTTGACAAGTGCAAAATCCATTTATAACCTTGTATCCCATACCAACCCCTATTACATTAGCCTTATTAAAAAAATATTTATACTCACAATTACAAATACACTTAATTTTCTCCTCTAAATCACAATAATCTTTCATTTTATAATCACCTTTACATTAAATTTAACGTCTAAGAATATGCACATATAGCTTTGTTAAAACAATATTAATATCATTATAAACAGTATTTGACTTACTATTAGCCATAAGAAGTCCTATAGCTTCCTTATTATTATTTAATAAAACACTACCTGAATCACCATCAACGGACATCTTAGTTGTTACTATTTGATTTTTAAACAAAACTTCTTCTCCTAGATAATTTATCATTATAGTTGTGTTAATTGTTGTTATATTTCCTGTAGTGAGCCCACTAATACATCCTACTTTTTGAACTTTTTGTCCTACTCTTCCATCGCTTGTACCTCTTATTGGTCCAATAAAAGTGATATCTATAGATGATTTTATTCTATCAGTTAAAACTAAAGCAGCATCTGAATCATTAATTTGACTTTGAGGTAAAACCCTAGTAAACGTTACTACTTTTCCAATTATATCTTCAGATTCTTTACCTCCA
This region includes:
- a CDS encoding trypsin-like serine protease, coding for MNYNYHNLNDKIAYITNCEYKYFLSKENVIGVGLGYKIKNGFYTCMKCIVVFVTKKLPLDRISACNLVPNIYKGVPTDVIESDIPKTASLTTRKRPVTGGYCIGVKGLKTATMGCLVGNSHSDYILTSNHAIINNKREKLKAVVFQPSPEYGGKESEDIIGKVVTFTRVLPQSQINDSDAALVLTDRIKSSIDITFIGPIRGTSDGRVGQKVQKVGCISGLTTGNITTINTTIMINYLGEEVLFKNQIVTTKMSVDGDSGSVLLNNNKEAIGLLMANSKSNTVYNDINIVLTKLYVHILRR